One Anguilla rostrata isolate EN2019 chromosome 15, ASM1855537v3, whole genome shotgun sequence genomic window carries:
- the akap17a gene encoding A-kinase anchor protein 17A isoform X1 — MTTTIVHDTTEAVKLCPAHGLYLKPIAKMMVSVALPQLKQPGKSISNWEVMERIKSMVHPEQFSTLRISKSTMEFIRFEGEVENRGMVKAFLSKLDGKSIKLSGFTDILKVRAAENKMDFPTRYDWDSFFRDAKDMNETLPGERPDTIHLEGLPCKWFAQKDASPERPSEAVLKTVFEGFGSIRKVDIPMLDPYREEMMDKNFHTFTFGGHLNFEAYVQYQEYAGFVKAMDTLRGMKLMYKAEDSKAVACNIKVAFDTTKHLSDWAVKKRQMERQKLQELERQREEQKRREKEEEERRREEERKQRELEEEEKERRREEKLRKREQKIREREEKRTQRKVKKQQAEEQKKLHLKIAMEERKLLLAQRNLESIRLIAELLGRAKALKQQQHEREQAELALQQKAELARLQEVEERRRLQEAELRRVEDEKARALELQRKERELRDRLLGNLLKKSTVSEGPEVVLGLVGNPALGATFGSADCQTNGTQGPVNGLPRAARLSQHALTGGDIGRAHSGGRSSSQKGFRDDGSWEGRVGGAHSKERSHGRGERGSRAGRERSWKRSRDRSRDRRDRSRERSWERSRGRGERSWECSRGRGQRSRERSRGRREHSRGRRERSRERNREHSPGRRDRSREHSREHSRGSRERSRGSRERRGRGRGRSWSRSSSSDRYSRRRGSSRDRSHRYHRSCSRDRQRAGRDRRHYS; from the exons ATGACGACCACGATAGTCCATGACACCACAGAGGCCGTGAAGCTGTGCCCGGCACACGGCCTCTACCTGAAGCCCATCGCCAAGATGATGGTGAGCGTGGCACTGCCGCAGCTGAAGCAGCCTGGCAAGTCCATATCCAACTGGGAGGTGATGGAGCGGATAAAGTCCATGGTGCATCCAGAGCAGTTCTCCACCCTGCGCATCTCCAAGAGTACCATGGAGTTTATCCGCTTTGAGGGTGAGGTGGAGAACCGGGGCATGGTCAAGGCATTCTTGTCCAAGCTAGACGGTAAGAGCATCAAGCTGAGTGGCTTCACGGACATCCTGAAGGTGCGGGCAGCTGAAAACAAGATGGATTTTCCCACCCGCTATGACTGGGACTCCTTCTTCCGCGATGCCAAGGACATGAATGAGACGTTGCCTGGGGAGCGGCCCGACACCATCCACCTCGAAGGTTTGCCCTGCAAGTGGTTTGCCCAGAAGGACGCTTCGCCCGAGCGGCCCTCCGAGGCTGTCCTCAAGACGGTGTTTGAGGGCTTCGGAAGCATCCGGAAAGTGGACATCCCCATGCTGGACCCCTACCGCGAGGAGATGATGGACAAGAACTTCCACACTTTCACCTTCGGGGGCCACCTGAACTTCGAAGCCTACGTGCAGTACCAGGAGTACGCAGGCTTTGTGAAGGCCATGGACACACTCAGGGGCATGAAGCTGATGTACAAGGCTGAGGACAGCAAGGCCGTGGCCTGCAACATTAAG gtggcGTTCGACACCACCAAGCACCTGAGCGACTGGGCCGTGAAAAAGAGGCAGATGGAGAGGCAgaagctgcaggagctggaacggcagagggaggagcagaaaCGCcgggagaaggaggaagaggagcgacgcagagaggaagagag gaaacagagggagctggaggaggaggagaaggagaggaggagggaggagaagctgaggaagagagagcagaagataagggagagggaggagaagaggacaCAGAGGAAGGTGAAGAAGCAGCAGGCAGAGGAACAGAAGAAACTACACCTGAAGATCGccatggaggagaggaagctTCTGCTGGCCCAGCGCAACCTGGAGTCCATCCGCCTCATCGCCGAGCTGCTGGGCAGGGCCAAG GCCCTGAAGCAGCAACAGCATGAGAGGGAACAAGCAGAGCTGGCTCTGCAGCAGAAGGCGGAGCTTGCCAGGctgcaggaggtggaggagaggcgGAGActgcaggaggcggagctccgGCGGGTGGAGGACGAGAAGGCGAGGGCTCTAGAACTGCAGCGCAAGGAGAGGGAGCTTCGCGACAGGCTCCTGGGGAACCTCCTGAAGAAGAGCACTGTCTCCGAAGGGCCGGAGGTGGTGCTGGGGCTTGTGGGAAACCCCGCCCTCGGCGCGACCTTTGGGTCAGCGGACTGCCAGACCAATGGCACGCAGGGGCCGGTGAACGGCCTGCCGCGCGCAGCCAGGCTGAGCCAGCACGCCCTCACCGGCGGCGACATTGGCCGCGCTCACTCCGGGGGGCGAAGCAGCTCTCAGAAGGGTTTCCGTGACGACGGCagctgggaggggagggttgggggggccCACAGCAAAGAGCGCAGTCACGGGAGGGGGGAGCGTGGCAGCCGAGCCGGGAGAGAACGCAGCTGGAAACGCAGTCGGGATCGCAGCAGAGATCGAAGAGATCGCAGTCGAGAGCGCAGTTGGGAGCGCAGCCGAGGCAGAGGGGAGCGCAGCTGGGAGTGCAGCCGAGGCAGAGGACAGCGCAGCCGGGAGCGCAGTCGCGGCAGAAGGGAGCACAGTCGGGGCAGAAGGGAGCGCAGTCGGGAGCGCAATCGGGAGCACAGTCCGGGCAGAAGGGATCGCAGTCGGGAGCACAGTCGGGAGCACAGTCGGGGCAGCCGGGAGCGCAGTCGGGGCAGTCGGGAgcgcagaggcagaggcaggggCAGGAGCTGGTCACGGTCCTCCAGCAGTGACCGGtacagcaggaggagagggtccAGTCGGGACAGGAGCCACAGGTACCACCGCAGCTGCAGCCGGGACAGGCAGCGGGCCGGCCGCGACCGCCGGCACTACAGTTAA
- the akap17a gene encoding A-kinase anchor protein 17A isoform X2, producing the protein MTTTIVHDTTEAVKLCPAHGLYLKPIAKMMVSVALPQLKQPGKSISNWEVMERIKSMVHPEQFSTLRISKSTMEFIRFEGEVENRGMVKAFLSKLDGKSIKLSGFTDILKVRAAENKMDFPTRYDWDSFFRDAKDMNETLPGERPDTIHLEGLPCKWFAQKDASPERPSEAVLKTVFEGFGSIRKVDIPMLDPYREEMMDKNFHTFTFGGHLNFEAYVQYQEYAGFVKAMDTLRGMKLMYKAEDSKAVACNIKVAFDTTKHLSDWAVKKRQMERQKLQELERQREEQKRREKEEEERRREEERKQRELEEEEKERRREEKLRKREQKIREREEKRTQRKVKKQQAEEQKKLHLKIAMEERKLLLAQRNLESIRLIAELLGRAKALKQQQHEREQAELALQQKAELARLQEVEERRRLQEAELRRVEDEKARALELQRKERELRDRLLGNLLKKSTVSEGPEVVLGLVGNPALGATFGSADCQTNGTQGPVNGLPRAARLSQHALTGGDIGRAHSGGRSSSQKGFRDDGSWEGRVGGAHSKERSHGRGERGSRAGRERSWKRSRDRSRDRRDRSRERSWERSRGRGERSWECSRGRGQRSRERSRGRREHSRGRRERSRERRGRGRSWSRSSSSDRYSRRRGSSRDRSHRYHRSCSRDRQRAGRDRRHYS; encoded by the exons ATGACGACCACGATAGTCCATGACACCACAGAGGCCGTGAAGCTGTGCCCGGCACACGGCCTCTACCTGAAGCCCATCGCCAAGATGATGGTGAGCGTGGCACTGCCGCAGCTGAAGCAGCCTGGCAAGTCCATATCCAACTGGGAGGTGATGGAGCGGATAAAGTCCATGGTGCATCCAGAGCAGTTCTCCACCCTGCGCATCTCCAAGAGTACCATGGAGTTTATCCGCTTTGAGGGTGAGGTGGAGAACCGGGGCATGGTCAAGGCATTCTTGTCCAAGCTAGACGGTAAGAGCATCAAGCTGAGTGGCTTCACGGACATCCTGAAGGTGCGGGCAGCTGAAAACAAGATGGATTTTCCCACCCGCTATGACTGGGACTCCTTCTTCCGCGATGCCAAGGACATGAATGAGACGTTGCCTGGGGAGCGGCCCGACACCATCCACCTCGAAGGTTTGCCCTGCAAGTGGTTTGCCCAGAAGGACGCTTCGCCCGAGCGGCCCTCCGAGGCTGTCCTCAAGACGGTGTTTGAGGGCTTCGGAAGCATCCGGAAAGTGGACATCCCCATGCTGGACCCCTACCGCGAGGAGATGATGGACAAGAACTTCCACACTTTCACCTTCGGGGGCCACCTGAACTTCGAAGCCTACGTGCAGTACCAGGAGTACGCAGGCTTTGTGAAGGCCATGGACACACTCAGGGGCATGAAGCTGATGTACAAGGCTGAGGACAGCAAGGCCGTGGCCTGCAACATTAAG gtggcGTTCGACACCACCAAGCACCTGAGCGACTGGGCCGTGAAAAAGAGGCAGATGGAGAGGCAgaagctgcaggagctggaacggcagagggaggagcagaaaCGCcgggagaaggaggaagaggagcgacgcagagaggaagagag gaaacagagggagctggaggaggaggagaaggagaggaggagggaggagaagctgaggaagagagagcagaagataagggagagggaggagaagaggacaCAGAGGAAGGTGAAGAAGCAGCAGGCAGAGGAACAGAAGAAACTACACCTGAAGATCGccatggaggagaggaagctTCTGCTGGCCCAGCGCAACCTGGAGTCCATCCGCCTCATCGCCGAGCTGCTGGGCAGGGCCAAG GCCCTGAAGCAGCAACAGCATGAGAGGGAACAAGCAGAGCTGGCTCTGCAGCAGAAGGCGGAGCTTGCCAGGctgcaggaggtggaggagaggcgGAGActgcaggaggcggagctccgGCGGGTGGAGGACGAGAAGGCGAGGGCTCTAGAACTGCAGCGCAAGGAGAGGGAGCTTCGCGACAGGCTCCTGGGGAACCTCCTGAAGAAGAGCACTGTCTCCGAAGGGCCGGAGGTGGTGCTGGGGCTTGTGGGAAACCCCGCCCTCGGCGCGACCTTTGGGTCAGCGGACTGCCAGACCAATGGCACGCAGGGGCCGGTGAACGGCCTGCCGCGCGCAGCCAGGCTGAGCCAGCACGCCCTCACCGGCGGCGACATTGGCCGCGCTCACTCCGGGGGGCGAAGCAGCTCTCAGAAGGGTTTCCGTGACGACGGCagctgggaggggagggttgggggggccCACAGCAAAGAGCGCAGTCACGGGAGGGGGGAGCGTGGCAGCCGAGCCGGGAGAGAACGCAGCTGGAAACGCAGTCGGGATCGCAGCAGAGATCGAAGAGATCGCAGTCGAGAGCGCAGTTGGGAGCGCAGCCGAGGCAGAGGGGAGCGCAGCTGGGAGTGCAGCCGAGGCAGAGGACAGCGCAGCCGGGAGCGCAGTCGCGGCAGAAGGGAGCACAGTCGGGGCAGAAGGGAGCGCAGTCGGGAGC gcagaggcaggggCAGGAGCTGGTCACGGTCCTCCAGCAGTGACCGGtacagcaggaggagagggtccAGTCGGGACAGGAGCCACAGGTACCACCGCAGCTGCAGCCGGGACAGGCAGCGGGCCGGCCGCGACCGCCGGCACTACAGTTAA
- the asmt gene encoding acetylserotonin O-methyltransferase, translated as MSSLNDVEYPRRILDYMEGFLVSKTLFASCELGVYDFLLASERPLSAVELAQGLGTSEDGMERLLSACVGLQLLTSHPSDTEVLYSNTEMSKTYLTKSSPQSLYHSIQYNSKTIYLCWHYLTDAVREGTNQYEKAFGVSSKDLFEALYRSNEEMVKFMQLMNSIWNICGKDVVTAFDLSPFKTIYDLGGCSGALAKQCVAAYPGSTVTIFDLPKVVHMAKEHFVSAEDGRILFHEGDFFKEPLPEADLYILARILHDWTDQRSLELLTKVQQSCKPGGGVLLVEALLHEDNSGPLTAQLYSLNMLVQTEGRERKASEYTALLTAAGFSHVQVQRTGKIYDAVLGRK; from the exons ATGAGCTCCTTAAATGATGTAGAGTACCCCAGAAGGATACTGGACTACATGGAGGGTTTCCTGGTGTCCAAG ACTCTGTTTGCCTCCTGCGAGCTGGGCGTGTACGACTTCCTGCTGGCGTCAGAGCGCCCCCTGTCTGCAGTGGAGTTGGCGCAGGGCCTGGGCACCAGTGAGGATGGGATGGAGCGCCTCCTATCGGCCTGCGTGGGACTGCAGCTCCTGACATCTCACCCCAGTGACACCGAGG tCCTCTATAGCAACACTGAGATGTCCAAGACTTACCTCACAAAGTCCAGTCCACAGTCTTTGTATCATTCTATACAATACAACTCCAAGACCATCTACCTGTGCTGGCACTACCTTACTGATGCAGTGAG GGAAGGGACGAATCAATATGAGAAGGCTTTTGGTGTGAGCTCCAAAGACCTATTTGAAGCCCTGTATAG gtccaaCGAAGAGATGGTGAAATTCATGCAGCTCATGAACTCTATTTGGAACATCTGTGGAAAAGACGTGGTAACGGCCTTTGACCTTTCACCCTTCAAAACCATCTATGACCTTGGAG GTTGCAGTGGTGCGCTGGCCAAACAGTGTGTGGCTGCATACCCTGGGTCCACCGTCACCATCTTCGACCTCCCCAAAGTGGTGCACATGGCCAAGGAGCACTTTGTGTCTGCAGAAGATGGGAGGATCCTGTTCCATGAAG GAGACTTCTTCAAAGAACCTCTCCCTGAAGCTGACCTCTACATCCTAGCCCGAATTCTACACGACTGGACCGACCAGCGGAGCCTGGAGCTACTCACCAAGGTGCAGCAGTCCTGCAAACCAG GTGGGGGCGTGCTGCTGGTGGAGGCGCTGCTCCATGAGGATAACAGCGGGCCGCTGACGGCGCAGCTGTACTCGCTCAACATGCTGGTGCAgacggaggggagggagaggaaggcgTCGGAGTACACCGCCCTGCTGACCGCCGCGGGCTTCTCCCACGTCCAGGTGCAGAGGACCGGCAAGATCTACGACGCTGTTCTGGGCAGGAAGTGA